Genomic window (Salvelinus namaycush isolate Seneca chromosome 27, SaNama_1.0, whole genome shotgun sequence):
CTTAAGTTTCCAGTCCAGTACAGAACAACCACTGACATGAGAGAGGACACAAGGAAGTGAGAGCAGTGAAGCAGAAAGAGAAGAATTCTCCAGAAAACGCTGTGTCTCGCTACAGCCGAGAGAAGCTTAGACCAAACATAGATTCTATAGGGACACTGATTGGTTTTTAGCTCAGATTGTAGAACTTGAAGCCTGTCATGATGGAAGTGGTCCTGACTAGACTGGGAGATCTCTCCTCTAAAGACGCCACCTTTGATGCCTGTAAGTCAGCCGGGCCCGTTGTGTCCAGGGACCCACGGACCACCAGAGACCCCTGCCTGGAGGAAGAGCTCCAGATGGAGGGCTGCATTCCCGGCGAAAAGGGCAGCTGCCCCTACAAAACTGTACATTGAGAGTGCACTGGCCTGGCTGCACAGGGAACTGGTAAGACTGGACAATTGACTGAAGTCTTAGATTGTGAAATCCGAATGACGACGTCTCTCTAGAACTGATCAAACATGTAGTCTGTCTCCATGAACTTGGATGACTAAACATATACTCAGCAACATTTACTATATGAATATATTGATGTGTTTGTATTTGCAACAGAAATGCAAATTTGGTCTTTCCTGTATGTTTACAGATGACCATAGAAAATGTATTGCGATTATTCAGCACATTTACTGTGAGTTACTGTGAGACTCAAGAGTTATCTTGTCTTTCCATACTTTATATTTGTAGAGAAAGAGGACATGTTAACATGATTCTATGCTAGATATGAATACTTAAGCCCCCAAAACTATGACCTGCATGTGGTCTTCTGGCTCTGTGGGACTGTTGGCTATTAGGGCTATGGTCAAGGTATCGCTCACCTAATGAAATTATCTTCTTGGTCAGTCATATTGTTAGTGTGTGAGAGTGTCCCGTTAATGCATTCTTGTAATTGAGATGTGCGGACAGGCTGGCGATGTTATGATGTCAACCGCTTGCCATTTAGTCCTTGCCAGTGCCTCGTCATGGCAACTAAGTGTCCCGAGCACACAAAACACACCAAACCTCTGCGTCAGACGGGACAAAGACACACTGGTTAAGGGAGAGAGCTGAAGACTATAGGCTACTTTACTGGCATAGCTCTGGCTTAGTAGGTTCAACAGAATAGGCATTGGACTACAAAACATACAGTACTGTGCATGGACaacatattttacatttgagtcatttagcagattctcttatcctgagcgacttacaggagaTTTTAGAGTTAAGTGCAGCACATTGACAGAttgttcacctagtcagctctgggatttgaaccatcAACtttctggttactggcccaatgctcttaatctgtaacgatcgttgttggaaggatggtcagaccaagatgcagcgtggggtaGGTTAATCATATTTATTTATGATAACCGGCACAAAACAAGAAAGAGTAACAAACAAAATGTACAGCTTTGTAGGGCAAAAAAGCAACAATAAAAAAATCTAGATCCCATACacaacaggtggaaaaaggctgcctaaatatgatccccaatcagagacaacgatagacagctgcctctgattgggaaccataccgggccaacatagaaaataaaaaactagactacccaccctagtcacaccctgacataatcgctaggctacctgctgcccaatGGCCAAAACATTATATATAGATCCACTGGTCCATAAAGAGACCATGTTATAAAACCATCTACACTGTCAGATCCAATGCAGGTCTTCGTCCTCTTTCAATTTCAGACCACCAACCCATTAGACACCCACGTAAACTCTATCCAATTACTTCCACCTCCCAATGACCAATGATTGCTGGCCTTTGATGTCATGAGACGTGGGTTTGTGCAGATGCAGTGGGACCGGCCCAGTTCCATTCCCTGTGTCCAGTATTCAGACAATCATTGTGCCATAGCTGCAACACAGCACAAATACAAGTGACCTCCACCAATTAGAACCCTCGCCTCTCATCAAGTCTCATGGCCCAATATTCAGCGGTTCTCATAAAAGAAAAAGCAAGAACTCCAGCAGGAACAAGCGCTTGTTTACTGTGTATTCCTCCATGGGATATTAGGCATAGTTTGATCTGCTGCAATGGCTGGaatacacacagaaaacacacacgcGTCAAGGGGGATATCATCCCACAGGAAGCCCACTGCTCATACTTCACTCCAAGGAAAGTTCATGTTTCTCTTTATAAAGCTTTTAAAGCCACATCACATCCTTTCAGTCGGAGCCCAATCCCAGTCTGACGCTGTAATTAACAGAGAAAGAAATGCAGATCTGATCATGGTCGTTTTTTTTTTGAACATTCCTCTCCCTGGGACAGACTTGGACTTGGCGATTCAGGGGAATTCCGAATATTCTATTCTCACAATGAGGGCAATTAGACTGGCTCTCGTGaatagagaagaaagagagagagaacaagagagagagaaaagcattTGCATCTGAAAGAGGCAGCGCTCAACTTAAATGGTTGAACCAGGTCATGTCAGGGAAAGGACATGAACCTCATCAGCTAAAAGAGACCAGAGGAAGCCGCAGCGCTGATCAAAAAGAGAGATTTCGGCCTATAAATCAGTAGCTTACAGATGTGTCCTGCACTGGTTATTTTTGTTACATGACATTTGGTTCTGTCTTTTGAACAATTTTTCTAAACTACTTGACAATTGTTTCTGCTatctatttctttctctgtaataGCTCGTATTTGCCTGTGAATACTATGTCACAGCCGACTAACAGCATTTCACATTTGCTTGTGTCTGTTTCAGTGTATGTtacgtctgtgtctgtctgtctttctcttctatgtctattttttatttctatatttgatgtgtctgtgtctttgtctctctgtttaaAGTCCCACCTCTTTTGTGCAGATGGAGATGCAATCTCAGGACCAGGCCTTGATACAACAGCTGATGGACCTTCACACAGCAATCCAAGAGCTCAAGCTTGAGAGtggcgaggaggaggaggaggaggaggaggaagaggagaaggaggagtaggAAGAAAAGGTtaaaggaggatgaggagacagaggaggatagGAGCTGGGACTTTGAGAGCGAGGCAGGGAGCAGTGGTAGTAGTGTTTACTCCAGCTCAGGGGAAGTGGGTTTTTCCATATCCTGCCTGTCCAATAGAATGACACCATCTCCTCTTGGGTCAT
Coding sequences:
- the si:ch211-153f2.3 gene encoding protein FAM167B is translated as MPVSQPGPLCPGTHGPPETPAWRKSSRWRAAFPAKRAAAPTKLYIESALAWLHRELMEMQSQDQALIQQLMDLHTAIQELKLESGEEEEEEEEEEEKEE